A part of Streptomyces sp. NBC_01210 genomic DNA contains:
- a CDS encoding beta-N-acetylhexosaminidase — MGGIRVRRHSGRAGFTGAIVAAAAAFSMTLTGCSSGAPGGTGSDVRGAGKTPVAAAPTPSPSRTYPLSKAPDTIPSVRTFEPARGPGWRPQAGGGVVIAKGSGALADEGQLIAKELKLGYRGAVPARAGDVELALATPPKGKPESYTVLTRGGRVTISGPDQAGVFYGTRTLKQAVRSGGAMPEGVVRDQPDRPQRGLMVDIARKHYTAGWIEDRLHEMADLKLNQLGLHFSDDQGFRIASDSHPEIVSREHLTKAEVRRIVELAARLHITVIPEIDSPGHLGAVLDAHPQLQLRDAAGRSVPGAIDIGQPASAKIVDELLKEYAELFPGAYWHLGGDEYQALTRKNPEVSFPQLAAVARQKYGPNARVQDLATAWVNDRAAVLRPLGRKLKAWNDGFFRGGVVTADKDLEVEYWTGKEIGARPPEEYLREGRRVVNVNDEYMYYVLGQPQTFRYPTGRRIYEQWTPFVIRGTQPVPRSYSDQILGGRFAVWSDLSQAQTQDQVARGIAMPLRATAQKLWDPRPPVRSWQAFDQLARKLG, encoded by the coding sequence ATGGGAGGAATCCGAGTGAGACGGCACTCTGGGCGCGCAGGGTTCACCGGCGCGATCGTTGCCGCAGCCGCGGCCTTCTCGATGACGCTGACCGGCTGCTCGAGCGGTGCACCCGGCGGGACGGGCAGCGATGTGCGCGGCGCAGGGAAGACACCCGTGGCCGCGGCGCCCACGCCGTCGCCCTCCAGGACGTACCCCCTCTCGAAGGCGCCCGACACCATCCCGTCCGTACGCACCTTTGAGCCGGCCCGCGGTCCTGGCTGGCGGCCCCAGGCCGGCGGCGGGGTCGTCATCGCCAAGGGCAGCGGGGCACTCGCCGACGAGGGGCAGCTGATCGCGAAGGAGCTGAAGCTCGGCTACCGGGGCGCGGTTCCCGCCCGCGCCGGCGACGTCGAGCTGGCGCTCGCGACCCCACCGAAGGGCAAGCCCGAGTCGTACACCGTCCTCACCCGTGGCGGGCGGGTCACCATCTCCGGCCCTGACCAGGCCGGGGTCTTCTACGGGACGCGGACGCTGAAGCAGGCGGTGCGGTCCGGGGGTGCGATGCCAGAAGGCGTCGTACGGGATCAACCGGACCGGCCGCAGCGCGGGCTGATGGTCGACATCGCGCGCAAGCACTACACGGCGGGCTGGATCGAGGACCGGCTGCACGAGATGGCCGACCTCAAGCTCAACCAGCTGGGCCTGCACTTCTCCGACGACCAGGGCTTCCGTATCGCGTCGGACTCGCATCCCGAGATCGTCTCGCGCGAGCATCTGACCAAGGCCGAGGTGCGGCGGATCGTGGAGCTGGCCGCCCGGCTGCACATCACGGTCATCCCGGAGATCGACTCCCCCGGCCACCTCGGCGCGGTGCTGGACGCGCATCCGCAGCTCCAGCTGCGGGACGCGGCGGGCAGGTCCGTGCCCGGGGCGATCGACATTGGACAGCCCGCGTCGGCGAAGATCGTGGACGAGCTGCTGAAGGAGTACGCGGAGCTGTTCCCCGGCGCGTACTGGCATCTCGGCGGGGACGAGTACCAGGCGCTGACCAGGAAGAACCCGGAGGTGTCCTTCCCGCAGCTCGCGGCCGTCGCCCGCCAGAAATACGGGCCGAACGCGCGGGTCCAGGACCTGGCGACCGCGTGGGTGAACGACCGTGCGGCGGTGCTGCGCCCGTTGGGCCGCAAGCTCAAGGCCTGGAACGACGGCTTCTTCCGGGGTGGTGTGGTCACCGCCGACAAGGATCTCGAGGTCGAGTACTGGACGGGCAAGGAGATCGGTGCGCGGCCGCCGGAGGAGTATCTGCGCGAGGGCCGACGGGTGGTCAATGTCAATGACGAGTACATGTACTACGTGCTCGGCCAGCCGCAGACCTTCCGCTATCCGACGGGCCGCCGGATCTATGAGCAGTGGACGCCCTTCGTGATCCGCGGTACGCAGCCGGTGCCCCGGTCGTACTCGGACCAGATCCTGGGCGGCCGCTTCGCGGTCTGGTCCGACCTCTCCCAAGCGCAGACCCAGGACCAGGTCGCACGCGGCATCGCCATGCCGTTGCGGGCGACGGCCCAGAAGCTGTGGGACCCACGTCCCCCGGTGCGCAGTTGGCAAGCCTTCGACCAATTGGCCCGGAAGCTGGGCTGA
- a CDS encoding DUF4328 domain-containing protein, protein MGYSRPTSALRSPVGLSYAVVALLSFVIVTDLFSVFASVNLRGVVGPLPGDRFEVFADEDLEGADALIATAGGLQTIGLLATAALFIIWFHRVRLNAGVFAPDLQSRGAGWATGGWFIPIGNLWIPRGVAGDIWVASRQDPYGTLKKEKKEKGEKGESQAVLNAWWTAWILSQLINGVASRQYDDAKTAEALRTAANAFIVTDLVDIVAALLAILVVRRLTRMQSVKAVRGPQEVAV, encoded by the coding sequence ATGGGCTACTCCAGGCCCACATCCGCACTGCGCTCGCCGGTCGGACTCTCGTACGCCGTCGTGGCGCTGCTCTCGTTCGTCATCGTGACCGACCTCTTCTCCGTCTTCGCCTCGGTCAATCTCCGCGGAGTGGTGGGTCCGCTGCCGGGAGACAGGTTCGAGGTCTTCGCGGACGAGGACCTGGAGGGGGCGGACGCGCTGATCGCCACGGCGGGCGGGCTTCAGACCATCGGGCTCTTGGCGACGGCCGCGCTCTTCATCATCTGGTTCCACCGGGTACGGCTCAACGCCGGGGTGTTCGCGCCGGATCTGCAGAGCCGCGGTGCAGGCTGGGCGACCGGCGGCTGGTTTATCCCGATCGGCAATCTGTGGATCCCGCGCGGGGTCGCCGGTGACATCTGGGTGGCGAGCCGCCAGGACCCGTACGGAACCTTGAAGAAGGAGAAGAAGGAGAAGGGGGAGAAGGGGGAGTCGCAGGCCGTCCTCAACGCATGGTGGACGGCGTGGATCCTGTCGCAGCTGATCAACGGTGTCGCGAGCCGTCAGTACGACGATGCCAAGACGGCGGAGGCGCTCAGGACGGCCGCGAACGCGTTCATCGTCACCGACCTCGTCGACATCGTGGCCGCGCTGCTGGCGATCCTCGTCGTCCGCAGGCTGACGCGCATGCAGAGTGTCAAGGCCGTGCGGGGCCCTCAGGAGGTCGCGGTGTGA